A stretch of DNA from Acomys russatus chromosome 4, mAcoRus1.1, whole genome shotgun sequence:
tttctccagcctcataaaaattaattaaaaaaaaaaaaaggcatctccCTGAGGAGTGATACCTgaagtgcgcgcgcgcacacacacaccactatggAGTATCCAGtagggaaatgagaaaaatagaagaTAAGGAAATTCAAGCGAAGCTTAGGCATGCAGTACATGCTTGACATGTTAGCcctcaggaaggctgaggcaggaaggtcaggcgTTCAAGAGCAGTCTGGAGAATCTAGCGAGCCTCTTTctcaaaataagaagtaaaagaCTGGACAAAGGGGTGGCCAGGAATGTGCACAGGCTCCAGGTTTACCCCCAAGTACCTCAGAACCCACACATGGGGacccaggcctgtaatccagcacccaggagctggagattagagggttaggagttcaagaccactCTCAGTACCGTAGAGAGTTTGAAAGCCAGTCTTGGCTACAttagatcctatctcaaaaaaaccaacatagCACAGATAGATGGATAAACACAGATGCAGCTTAGAGGTAAAGTGCTGGTTTGGGCTCATATGCATGAGGCATAATCTTCAGTATATCccatagtaataataaataacaataataataaagccaggcgtggtggcacacgcctttaatcccagcactcggaggcagaggcaggcggatcgctgtgagttcgaggccagcctggtcttcaaagcaagtccaggacagccaatgctacacagagaaaccctgtctcgaaaaaaccaaaacaaacaaacaaacaaaagatagtgtatgggccgggtgtggtggcgcacgcctttaatcccagcactcgggaggcagaggcaggcggatcgctgtgagttcgaggccagcctggtctacaaagtgagtccaggatggccaaggctacacagagagaccctgtctcgaaaaaaccaaaaaaaaaaaaaaaaaaaaaaaaaaaaaaaaaaagatagtgtatGGACTGGTTGTTAAGCAGGAGTCTCCTTAAATGTGCTGCTGACTCTCTGCCTAGAAGCCAAATCCTCAGACTACTTTTAGAAAGCAAGTGCGTCAGGGTCCCCAGACTGTGTACACCCCCAGATTTACTTCCCCACAGACCCCAGGCGAAGCTACAAGCCCAGGGGGACATTGGTTCCCTGAGGAAGGCAGGTTGAACACCATTAAATTAAACAAGCGGCCATCCCTGTAGCCATCCCCAGTGGTGCCACAGGGTAAGGCAGGCAGGACAGAGGAGTGGATGTCAGCCCTGTGAAGACAGAGTTGGAGCTGGGTAAGCTCAGAGTCACCTCGACCTCCATCTAgatgcccagcctcctggagctTCCCAGGCACTTATCTGCTTCCTTCTGGCGCCTTTGGACAACTGCCATGGCAACTACAGGCGGTTTACGCCAGTCATGCCTGGGAGCAGCCCCCACACACCTTGTTTTCCAGTATTATGGGCAAATTACTATACAGCCTCCCCCCTTCTTCACCTTGTAAAATAaggttcttccttcctctgttgctTGGCGGGACTTGCCCTGAGGTGTCTGAAATATGAGACTTTTCACTCAAGCACACCAGAAACACTTTGAAGTGGAAACATAGCCAGTGCGGAGGAACCAGAAATAGTAAAGTGTGGGTGGCTAGTGGTGCTCTGCAAAACCAGAGTAGGATCCTTACCTTTCGGcaggatcccagcactcggggaggcagaggcagatggcttgccgtgagttcaaggccagcctggtctacaacgagaatccagaacagccaaggctacacagagaaaccctgtctcgaaaaaacctaaaccaaaatccaaaagaaaaaaaggaagagagtttATCTCTTTAGCTCTCAAGGCATCTCTCTACCCTCTACAAGTAGGCTAAGGATGATTTATCAGACAAGAGCAACGTGTGTGCCTGTCAGTCACAGGCTATTGTGAGCTGAGAGACGGACCAGGCCCATCCAGCATCCTTTCCTATTCCCACAGAAGGACAGCTGAGAAGCCTCACTTTGGAGAATCACAGGCCTGAACACAGGacctaaagaaggaaagaagggggcaggagagagggagggagggaggaagaaggcaggtAGGCTAACAAAcccttttttcatatatatattttgttgttgttgtttgtttgttttgtttttgtttttgttttttgagacaaggtttctctatgtatccctggctgtcctggactcactttgtagaccaggctggcctcaaactcacagcaatctgcctgcctctgcctcccaagtgctgggattaaaggcgtgcaccaccacacccggctatatttattttttatttcatgtgcattggtgttttgcctgcatgtatgtctgtgtcagggTGTTGGATTGCCTGGAACCAGAGCTACAGACAGTCTTGAATtgtcatgtggctgctgagaagagcagccagtgctcttacccactgagccatcactccaggcccCCATAACAAACACTCTTGTGAACAATGAGAACTCCTAGTCCTGAGGGTCTCCAGGGACCAACCGTGGGGCTTATTTATAACTGCCCAGTGCTTGAACCTACTTTGGTAGATTTTTAATTCTCGTTCGCTGTTCAAACACAAGTACCCAAATTCTCCAGCCAGGGGTCAAACTACAGCTCCCAGCTGCATGACGTTGAACAAGTCACTTACATATCCCAGGTGGCCTTGAGATTACTAGGTAGCTGAGGGTGACTGGACTCTTGACCCTTCAGCTTCTACCCTACCCTCCTGTAGAAATGTGCCACCATGTGCCAGTGCCATGGTGGGAGCGCAGTGCCAAAGCTGGGGATAAGCAGTACCCAAGGAGCTGGCTCTCCAAGCCTAAGCTGTAAGACGGCACCTACCCAACGGAGTTAGTAGGGAGGGTCAAATCTAGCAATGCATGTCCAGGCTTACCCTGTGGCTGAGGCACTGTGAAGAGGTCAAAATCTCATTCTTGGTGGAGCAGTCACTCTGGGATCAGAAGTGACAAGAGTCTAAGAGAGTACCCCTTCCTGCGCCCAGGCTGAGGCTGAAGAAAGGTGGTGAGAGCCACATAGGCAAAGCCAGCTGAGGTCGTGGTGACAGCGCTTTCCCTTAGCTGTTCTGTCTACATCGGCATTGCCCATTCTGAGACAGTGGGGCTGGCCCACGACTGCTGGCAATATGGTACATGAGACAGCCAGCGCTTTAACCATAGCTGTGTGACATGGgacttaaatttgttttcttttgttttgtttgagacaggttttctccatgtagccttggctgtcctggaatcctcTCTTTTAGATCAGGATGGACTCGAAcacatagagatccatctgcctctgcctcccaagtgctgggattaaagacatgcacaacCAGTACCTGGCTGGGACTTaaattttaaatctcatttcATCTTAATTCATTTAAGGCTAATAGCCACAGTACTGATAGGGACAGTACTGGACAATGTGGTATGGATGTGCACCAAAGAgacataaaacaaagcaacataGACTGGCCAAGCATTGACCCTTCAACTGTCATTTAAATCTCAGAAAGTCTTAGCAAACAGATATATCAGGCATGGATAGCCCGAGAAACCGAGTCTAGGCAATTTCCATAAATGGAAAAAGGCCTTTTCACGTGGCACAAAGAGGTTAAAGGCATAGTTGAGACTTGTCGTCCATCTGAAGGAGGCGCATGCTCCGTGAGAGCATCTCACACCAGCCCTCCGGCTCCTCTGGAAGTCTCCAACATGCTCTCCGTATCTGCGTATCTGCGGCCCCTACCTCAGGTCCACAGTCTCCAGCAGCCTCCGTCATCATCGCCGCCGCACTACCCACCTGGAAGAGTCCCTGAAGCTGGGTGTCTATCCATTGCTCCATCTCCAGCCAGCGCTGCAGATGACCGCGGTCGTACTTCACCGTCAGCCGGCTGGGTCTCCGGGACCGGGGCAACTTAGAAACGTCCAAGTGACTCTTAGACTCTGAGTCTGTGGAtgaagtcctcctcctcctctcctcggCAGCCCAGCGGACCTTCTTGTCTGGGTTGTCCGTGTCAGGGCTGGGAGATGTACAGGGAGCAGGGCTTGAAGACAGCATGGAGAGACAGGACTGGGCAAGGAGCTGGGGGAAAGTGCCAGGCCAGGCAAGAGCATAGAGGAAAATGAGGGGACAGagaacggagggagggagaggcccacaaggaagaaaggaggtgagaagagggccAAGGCGCTTGGGAGGGGCAGGGGTCAAAGATCAGTAGGCCTTTGTTTAGTGCTGGGAATGAgtctcctggcttctctctgccagCCAGTGGCATTCAAAGCTGTATCCCCAGCCTTTCGTCAGCTGCTGGGGCCCACAGTCACATAAACCTCAACCAAGCAAAGGTCAAGGGCTGCCAGGCcttgagaggaggaaggaaggagcctgGAGTCCTGTTGGGGGCGGGGAGCTCCCACCTGTATTCCACGGACAGCTGGAATCATTCACCTGAAGGCCCTCAGCATCCCATCTTGGACCTAGATCCAGTTCCATTGCAGGCCTGAGCAGCAATGGCCAGACAGTTCTGGTGCCTGCAGGAATAGGATTCCTTCTCAGAGTGAGGCACCTCCAAGGGCAATCCCAGGCCGTGGGAAAGAGTTGGCAGAAGGCTACCTCTGACAGTGTGGGCCCTGTGCCCCGAGTCTGGGTGTGTCTGGGTACAGCTCTGCTATCGGCTCCGCTGCTGTGATTGGTAAAGGCAAATTTATGCTGTCTGGCCTAAATGGCCCATTCTTAATCTTGGAAGCCATGTTTACTGTCATGTGACCTGCCGGATTCTGCTTCTTCCTGATAGAAGACACCCCAGCCGACCTAACTTCACACAGGTGTCAAGACTCAGATTTGTAAACAAGCTTGCCGTCTGAAAACAGAGTATTTTCATCTATTCAATTCCTTATAAAAAACCTTTTaagtgacacacacctataatcccagcactcaaggcaggaggatcactgtgagttcgaggccagcctggtctaccaagtgagttcaggacaaccagggctacacagagagaccctgtcttgaaaaaaaaaacaaaaaacaaaaaacaaaaacaaaaaaaagagagagagagagagaaagaaaagaaaaagaaatggaactgTCCCCTGTTGGCAGAGTCACCCCAAAGGAATGGAGAGATCAGTAGTCATGCCACCTGCTATAATAACCAAGGAAATGTTTCCAAACCAACTTATAATGATGGCAGgatgagccgggtggtggtggcgcacacctttaatcccagcacttgggaggcagaggcaggtggatcactgtgagtttgaggccagcctggtctacaaagtgagtccaggacagccaaggctacacggagaaaccctgtctcaaaaaacaaaaaacaaaaaaccccccacaaaAACCAAGAGCCTTACAGGACAGACTGAAGAACTAGTTAAGGGCTAACTTCTCtgagtctgtttctttgtttttccggTGGCAGATGGTGAAATTCTATCTGAACATGCAGCGTGAGCTCCGTGAAGCCCATTGgcaaagggagacagagaagacgCAAGACTGGCAGAGGGACGCTGTCCGTCACGATTTCCTGGCCTGGCACAAGTTCAGACTaaaggtgcgccaccacgcccggcctacagaattttattataaaataaaaatgttattatggTAACTTTTCTAAGATGGTGTCTTATTTTTCTATgactgtgataaacatcatgaccaaggaaatttacaaaaggaagcatttaaaacCTACTTTGGCCAGGTATtggtagcacattcctttaatcccagcacttgggaggcagaggccagtggatctctctgaatttgaggccagcctggactacagagtgagttccaggacagccagggctacacagagaaattctgtcttgaaaaaccaaaaaaagaaaagaaaacgaaaataataagccgggcgtggtggcgcatgcctttaatcccagcactcaggaggcagaggcaggcagatcattgtgagttcgaggccagcctggtctacaaagtgagtccaggatggccaaggctacacagagaaaccctgtcttggaaaaaacaacaacaacaacaacaacaaaaataataatatttttgttttttgagacaaggttctctgtgtagtcttggctgtcctagactcactttgtagaccaggctggcctcgaactcacaatgatctgcctgcctctgcctcctgagtgctgggattaaaggtgtgcaccaccacgcccaactaataataataatttttaaattatattttcacagGGTTAGCATCCATGATGGAGGAGCACATGCATGACAGAACAGCTCAGAGCTttattgaatgattattaatattaataaaaatcagtggttactccttaaccagcttttaTACCCACATAGCCACACAGAGAGTCTAGGATTGATAGCACAAAGCTacagcctatagcacaatgctgcacaaaaactactccatcctaaacctcctaATATACTAGCGTACtaatgctagtatagtttcctcccattcagatttcccacattatacttgcttttaaatcttcTCCTAGGCCCTGTTCATTgctcctgatgtttcctggtctTCTCCTCATGGCCcctgctgtctttccttctttttctcctcctctccctggaaCAGAATGTCCCACTATTCTCTATTACTGTTAGgtattggctagttggcttttattggcaatacggAGAACAAATGATGACATGTTTTCACAAacctgagacaggagatacttagaacaTCACAGTGCAGTGCCTAGATTGAAACTAGATAgtagggtagagaaatcagcatttgaatgaacaagagtaAACCATACAcggtccacaagaacattatgccaacagagCTCACATTGATTCCAATGTAGGAGGCAGATGGAGACCCACTGGAAATGGCGTAAGTCTTCTGAGAGCTCagcacccaacccccaccccagtgacaagcctccccagcaaggccacccctcccaatccttcccatcACATGGGCCTTGTGGCATACATCTATACTCTCCAGCAGTGAGAAGGCTGAGTCAGAAGGGTCcatgtgagttcaggaccaggctgggctataaaatgagatcatttttctctttacattttatgtatttttttaaaatgtaggattgctctgactgcatgtacatctacttgccagaaaagggcatcagatcctttcaTCAATGtcgtgagcctccatgtggttgctgggaactgaactcaggacctctagaagagcagctagtactcttttctttttttagggggtgggggtttctctgtgtagcattggctgtcctggactcactttgtataaccaggctggcctcgaactcacagagatctgcctgcctctgcctcccagagtgctaggattacagtctgGCTTGGAATATTTGAAACATATTattagagacagagtcttatgtatCCCAAGCAGGTTTGAAACTCCCTGTATAGCCTAGGatttctggtcttcctgcctctaccttcccacccctgggaattacagatgtgcacagccAAGCCTGGcttatgtggtactgggaatcaagGCCAGGATTTATGAATGTTAGCAATACATTTtagtttacttaattttttttttttttttttttttttttttttttttttttggtttttcgagacagggtttctctgtgtagccttggccgtcctggactcactttgtagaccaggctggcctcgaactcacagtgatccgcctgcctctgcctcccgagtgctgggactaaaggcgtgcgccaccacgcccggctctacttaatttttttttttatttttcaggacagggtttctctgcgtagccctgactgtcctggaacttgttttgtagaccaggctggcttcaaattcagagatctgcctgcctctgcccctgactgttcagattacaggtgtgtgccgccactcTTAAGTAGGGAAGCGTTTAattaactgagctacatcctctctccgtctttccctccctctttctttccctcctccttccctccctctttccctccctccctccctctttccttccctccctccctccctcttttcttccctccctccctccctctcccctcttcccgccctcacccccgtgtgtgtgtgtgtgtgtgtgtgtgtgtgtgtgtgtgtatgtgtgtgtgtgtgtgtgtgtatgtgtgtgtgtgtgtatgtgtgtgtgtatgtgtgtgtatgtgtgtgtgtgtgtgtgtgtgtgtgtgtgtgtgtgtgtgtgtgtacaggagtaTAGAGGAGGCTGAAGGATCATCTTGGATGTCAGCCTCGGTGACACCATCAGCTCCTTTAACACAAGGCCTGTAATTGGCTTGGAGCTCATCAACTAGGCTGGACAGTAGGTGCCAGACGTGCTCCTTAGCCTAAGGTGGCcctgaacttgcaatcctctCACCTTAGCctccactgtttttttttcccccctccactgggttttaaaaaagattttatttttatttttaagtgtgtgtgtgtgtgtgtgtgtgtgtgtgtgtgcacacgcgctgTGCCTATGTAGGtatgcatacacaaatacaagTGCCACCAGACACTAGAtctctctggagttggagttacagggggttATAAGCCACCCAGTGTAGTGCTGGGAACcagttttccttttcaaaaacagAATGCAATCTggacagctgaaccatctctcaaacCCCTTCAATTTTGTACCAGTAAAGGGCTTTTTATTGGACTGTCAAGGTCTTTTACTTTTATTGGGGTGCATTCATCATACATAATGATGGGTTTTGTAATGACATTTTCAGTTAAATATATCATGTACTTTGACCACACTCACTCCTCCAtaccttcccctttctctcaccTTTCCTGTTAGTCCCCTGAACAGTAACCTACTAATTAACTTTCCACTTCAtgtgattatatatgtgtgtgtgtgtatacatatgtgtatatatatgtatatgtgtctatatataaTTTGTGGGGGGTGTATGTGGTGCGTGTTATTTTGGGGGGCTGACTTGACACTacgtagcccaggttagcctagaatttacttttctttttctttctttctttttttcccccccttgaaATGATGGATGAGAGTTCTGGCATGCATCTCCCACTCAGGTTCCTATACCTTTGCATGAAAGTTAATGACAGTGGCCTGTGGTGGTTTCAGTGAGAACTATCCCCCATAGGCTTcggcatttgaacacttgcttCTCAGTTGGAGGCGCAGTTGGGAGAGgttcaggaggtgtggccttgctgaaggaagcacGCCACTGGGCTTTGACAGCACTTCTGCTCACCTACTgatgctctctctgcttcttccttgtGCTGGAAGATGTCAGATTCCTACTCCTACTTCCAGGCCTGTTGCACACTGCTAGCTGTGCCTCCATGCCATAGCAGGCTCTAATTCCTCTAGACCTATATGCTCAAATTAACTCCTTCCTTCTAGGAGTTGCTTCTGGTTGTGGTCTAATCTCGGAGAATATTACATTATATTCcctataatttattattgttgttgttgttgttattattgttgttgttgttgttgttattgttattttttttgagacaggtttctctgtgtagccttggctgttctggactcactttgtagaccaggctggcctcaaactcacagcaatctgcctgcctctgcctcccgagtgctgggattaaaggcgtgcgccaccatgcctggcattattattattttttgcttgttagtttgtttttcgagacagggtttctctgtatagccttgactgtctgggactcgctctgtagaccaggctggcctcgaactcacagtgatctgcctgcctctttctcccaagtattgagcttaaaggcatgcaccaccacacctggctccccatAATTTATTATCAAAAATCCTTAGTtggacctggtggcacatgcctataatctcaacactggaggcagaaggatcagcagttcaaagtcttttttttttttttttttttttgagatggggtttctctgtgtagccttggctgtcctagactcgctttgtaggccaggctggccttgaactcacaacgatcctcctgcctctgcctcccgagtgctgggattaaaggcatgcgccaccaccgcccggctcaaaGTCTTTCTTAGTTATTTAGCAAGTTCAAAGCTTCAAGGTtatcctgagctacatgagatcctatctaCACTCTACCAACACATGCACAAACTAAACCAAAGGCAGAGACAAATAGATCTCTGGCGCCctctggctagcctggcctacttagtaagttccaggtcagtgagagaccgtgGCTCAAAGTATAAAGTGGACAATGTCTAAGGAACAACTGAGGTTGTCCTCTTGCATCCATACGTGTGAATGTGTACTtgttccacatgtacacacacacacacacacacacacacacacacacacacaccttgtttctacactaatcaagaaaattaaCAATAGGCTTTGAGTTGGatcattagaagaaaaagaatcaattaGGTTTCAAATCACTTTGtagcagagggctgggattacgaCTCTGCCTGTAAAGGGTTAAAAAGGGAGCTGGATGAAGAGAAAGgcacagtggttaaaagcactgatgcaagctgggcacagtggtgggcacctgtaatcccaggactcaggaggcagaggcagagttcaaggccagcctggtctacaaagtccagaacagccaaggctacacagagaaaccctgtgttaaaaaaaaaaaaaaaaaaaaaaaagcacttgcttgCTTTTGCGCATGATT
This window harbors:
- the Ppp1r14d gene encoding protein phosphatase 1 regulatory subunit 14D, whose amino-acid sequence is MLSSSPAPCTSPSPDTDNPDKKVRWAAEERRRRTSSTDSESKSHLDVSKLPRSRRPSRLTVKYDRGHLQRWLEMEQWIDTQLQGLFQGQDDPSEPEIDLEALMELPTEEQRTQLEAILQDCPRDREPFISELLSQLKRLRRLSRPLK